GTATACCTCAGCCGCTTTTCTATAGTTCCCTTCCCTGTAATATCTGTCTCCTTCTTCCTTCAACTTAAGAAGCTCTGGTTGTACAGCGTAAACCCCGCATGCAAGAACAAAAGAAGCCACTATAGATATTATTTTCATGATCTATCACCTCCAATGTATTGCGAGAAGGAAACAAGGTCTATTGAATTGTTTATGTTGAGTCTGGGTATAGCCATATCCGTCATTCCAAACAGTCTTTCTTCAGAAGTGAAGAAGTATTTAAAGCCAAGTTTTCTGAGAACATCCAGATGTCTCTCCGAGTATTGTCCGTATGGCGCAGCAAAAATGTCAGTAGACGTTCCAAGCTCTTTATTTAACTTATCTAAAAACTTCATGGAATCTAGCCTGAGCTGTTCCGGAGTGAACCTGTTGACCCAGTTTGTCACATGTATGTCGTAACCATGATATCCCACCCTGACAAGACCGGATGATATGAGAAACCTATAATCATCCCAGCTCAATGTAGGTCTTTTACCGTTAAAGTTGTAATAGCTTCCTACATAAGCGCCTATAACGTTTATGATTGCCTTAAAACCATAATCTCTGAGAACTGGAAAGGCGTAATCCATGAAAGAAAGATAGCCATCATCAAATGTAAGCATAAATAACTTTCTACTTTTATCAAATCTGTTGAGCTCTTCAGGAAAAACAGAAATATAGCTGTTCTGATACAGGTATTCCATATGAGAGTAGAAAAGAGAAGGAGAAACCGTATAACCATCCTTATAATGGTTTGATATATCATGGTACATTAGTACAGGAATGCTCAGGGCTTCGAAAGCTGGGGCTGTCCTGATTCTGGTTCCCAGAAAGAGCCAAGAGGCTGCCGTAAATAGAAAATCTCTTCTTGTCATCCTCGACTCCTAATATGTTTCTTGAGTATGTAGTAACTTTTTTTCAGATACTCATGATAGAGGGGGGTACTCCAGCTTTCCCAACTATAGGTTTTTATCTTTTCAAAGGACAGGGGGTATGGAAGCATGTCTGTTATGTTATATGGTTTTCTTGTTTCTTCGGCAAGATTGAAATTATCTTTCTTTGGTTTGTAAGATAACACAATAAACCGCACTCCATCTGTTTCTAAACTCTTTACTTTACCATCCCACCAAATTATGTTCCTAGAACTTGGGTCAGAAAAATTTATAAGGCAGTAAGGTATTCTAAGTTCTATGAGATTTCCGTTCACATTAAAATCTGCTAGGCTGTTATAGTCCTTTCTATCGGGATTGAGGGAACCCATTCTTAGCGGACTTACTGCATGATGCCTCGCTGGATATGTTTTTCTAAGCTCCTTATTAAATCTCCTTCTATTTGTCAAGAAATACATGGGTATAAATGCACCCTGCGCGGATTCTACGGACAATGTTTTCCCTGAACCATAGTTGGTAAATCTGTCGTAAGTGTGCTGCACCAGTATTCTACTTTTCCCCTTACCACATATATGCATGAGAAACTGAACGCCCATAGGTAAGGTCAACTTCGTATTAAAGGGGAGCAGATATTCGCCCTTGTCTGGACCTGCAACATTTATTGCTACAATATAACAGGCTTCTAAAAAATCTATCTCACCTGCCGTCTCCAGCGCTAGATAGATAAAGCCTTCATCCCTCTTGACTCTTACACCTACTAGTGTTCTTCCTCCATCTCCATCATCTCCAAAGCTGTAGTATCGTATACCCTTTTCCTTAGAATAAAGGGTTTCTGAATTTACCCACTCTCCTAGATTGCCGGACAGTGTGCATGTCTTACCTGGGTAGCCTGGATACACGGCAACAAGTCCGTAATTTTCCTCGGGATCTCTTATATTAAACCAGAGGGATTTTCTATCTTTTGGATTATAGTAAGGCTGAAATAACCAGTTAACTTTATACCACTCATCAAACCACGAAAAGATTATGGCGCCTGCCATACCTGCTTTTTTTATTTCTTCCAGCTTCTGAATCAGATATCTACCCTGCTGAACTTCATCATGTCCGCCATGATTTAAACCTCCCTGTTGCCAGTGGGCTGACTCCCTGCTGGTGGGCACGCCAAACTCAGCTATAACCACGGGCTGTCCTTTATGATGAGTTTTAAGTTCTCTTAAATAGTCCAAGTATGGAGTTTCTGATTGAAGATAGTCATTAACCATGAAATCGGGATAGTAAGGATAGACATGGTAACTGGAGAAGAAGCAGGTTTCTCCTGTGCATCTTATCTTGCTGGTATCGAGCGTTTCCATATCCTCATTCTCCGAACACACATCTGCCACCTCTTGACCCATAGCCTTAAGTTCCTCTTCGTAACTCGATTCTGAATGATGTTCTAATGGGTCAAGCGTAGGCCAATTTGTTATAGAAACCAAGCTTGTGTGCCCATATACCTCTTGCTGATATGAAAGTATATAATAACACACTTTTACGTTCCAGACCTCAAAAGGTTCGCCGTTAAGTATGTACAGGAACTTTCCGTAATAGTCCTCCTTCTTTCTCAATCTTTTTTCATTGTATTTATTAACCATGCATGCCTCTGGCTCTCTACCGAATAAGTATCCTATAAGACATCCAGAAACATCGGCTGTATAAACACCATGCGGTTTTCCATAAGATTCCTTAAGTTCAAGATGTCCATGGACCGCGTCTACAACTTCTCTTATATCCTGCAAAACCTTGCCCATAAAATCTCTGTCATCCAAAGCACCCTTTTCAGGTGGCTCATACCATATACCCTGCAAAAGGTAGAGTTTAATGCCATCTTTATTAAACTCATAAAGCGCTCTGTAAAAGTCTGGATTTTGTAATGTATAAACCCTTATGGTATTTGCACCGAGTTCATAAATAAGTTTGAACCATCTGAGATAGGTACCCATTTTTATAGGATACTCCCCGGGGAAATAGCCTGGTAGTCCAAGTCCAATGTTAACCCCCAAGATAAAGAAGCTTTCCCATTTACCTCCCCTCATTATCTGAATATAGTCATCCGCAGTTCTAAAAATTGATTTTTCTCGGAGGCTTACCTTATTCAAACTGGTGATATATTTTTCAACTATTTCCAGCATCTTTAAGACTTTATCGGAGTTATTAGCTTCAAGGCTTTTGTATAGAGCCCACCTCGCAGTATGCATATCCCCCAGATTATACATTGCCAGCCCTAACCCGTAATAAGCATCACCTGTTTCCTCCTTATTAGAAGCTTTCTGAAGTGCAAGCCTAAATATGTTTACTGCCTCCTGATTATGACCTTTTTGTAAGGCTGTGTAGCCCAATTCAAGGAGTTTCTTTAAATTCATACACACCACTCCCCTTCTTTTTTACATATTCCCATC
This window of the Aquificaceae bacterium genome carries:
- a CDS encoding polysaccharide deacetylase family protein, which gives rise to MTRRDFLFTAASWLFLGTRIRTAPAFEALSIPVLMYHDISNHYKDGYTVSPSLFYSHMEYLYQNSYISVFPEELNRFDKSRKLFMLTFDDGYLSFMDYAFPVLRDYGFKAIINVIGAYVGSYYNFNGKRPTLSWDDYRFLISSGLVRVGYHGYDIHVTNWVNRFTPEQLRLDSMKFLDKLNKELGTSTDIFAAPYGQYSERHLDVLRKLGFKYFFTSEERLFGMTDMAIPRLNINNSIDLVSFSQYIGGDRS
- a CDS encoding tetratricopeptide repeat protein: MNLKKLLELGYTALQKGHNQEAVNIFRLALQKASNKEETGDAYYGLGLAMYNLGDMHTARWALYKSLEANNSDKVLKMLEIVEKYITSLNKVSLREKSIFRTADDYIQIMRGGKWESFFILGVNIGLGLPGYFPGEYPIKMGTYLRWFKLIYELGANTIRVYTLQNPDFYRALYEFNKDGIKLYLLQGIWYEPPEKGALDDRDFMGKVLQDIREVVDAVHGHLELKESYGKPHGVYTADVSGCLIGYLFGREPEACMVNKYNEKRLRKKEDYYGKFLYILNGEPFEVWNVKVCYYILSYQQEVYGHTSLVSITNWPTLDPLEHHSESSYEEELKAMGQEVADVCSENEDMETLDTSKIRCTGETCFFSSYHVYPYYPDFMVNDYLQSETPYLDYLRELKTHHKGQPVVIAEFGVPTSRESAHWQQGGLNHGGHDEVQQGRYLIQKLEEIKKAGMAGAIIFSWFDEWYKVNWLFQPYYNPKDRKSLWFNIRDPEENYGLVAVYPGYPGKTCTLSGNLGEWVNSETLYSKEKGIRYYSFGDDGDGGRTLVGVRVKRDEGFIYLALETAGEIDFLEACYIVAINVAGPDKGEYLLPFNTKLTLPMGVQFLMHICGKGKSRILVQHTYDRFTNYGSGKTLSVESAQGAFIPMYFLTNRRRFNKELRKTYPARHHAVSPLRMGSLNPDRKDYNSLADFNVNGNLIELRIPYCLINFSDPSSRNIIWWDGKVKSLETDGVRFIVLSYKPKKDNFNLAEETRKPYNITDMLPYPLSFEKIKTYSWESWSTPLYHEYLKKSYYILKKHIRSRG